Within Citrus sinensis cultivar Valencia sweet orange chromosome 1, DVS_A1.0, whole genome shotgun sequence, the genomic segment CCGTAATTGTCGATCCTGACACATTGGACACACTGGGGAAGTTCGAGTACAGTGACCCGTTAGGGGGTTTTATACAATCGTCCCACCCAATTGTAACAGATGACGAGTTTCTAACTTTGCTACCCGATTTGTTGAACCCCGGTTACTTGGTTGTGAGGATGGAGCCGGGTACTAATGAAAGGAAGGTCATTGGACGGGTCAATTGTCGAGGCGGGCCGGCACCGGGTTGGGTTCACTCATTTACGATGACTGAGCACTATGTTGTTGTGCCTGAGATGCCATTGCAGTATAGTGTACAGAGTTTGCTTAAAGCTGAGCCATCCGCACTATACCAGTTTGAATGGCGCCCTGAGCGTAAAGCGTTCCTGCATGTTGTCTGCAAAGCCAGTGGCAAAATTGTAAGTATGCTgccactttatttattttagtccTTTTTTACTGATTATATATGCTCCTTCAGTCCGTACCACTTGAGCCAATTACATAATTAGTCATTGTGacagaaataattaaatagattttaacgaaaataattatatgacAGGGACTTTTTgagtaacttttaaaaacaaatagatCAATTGGATAATTGATTCCATCAGTGAGAGCATTTATACTTCATTATTTTTGGTGGTAATGTtattatatgtatgtatatattaatttgaaggCGGCAAGTGTGGAAGTGCCGTTATATATGGTATTCCATTTCATCAATGCATATGAAGAGAAAGATAAAGATGGGAGGGTGATAGCGGTTATAGCTGACTGTTGTGAACACAATGCCGACACGACAATTATCGAGACGCTTAGTCTGAAAAATCTCCGTTCGTTCCACGGCCAAGATGTGCTGCCAGATGCAAGGTACgggtgtgcgtgtgtgtgtgtatctgCATATATCCTTAactttacatatatataattaatttaattatagttaatggcacaaattaaaaatttctaaatcgATGAACCAATCATAGGGTTGGAAGGTTTACAATACCGTTTGATGGGAGTCAATTCGGGAAGTTGGAAACAGTTATGGATCCTGAAGAGCACGGGAGAGGAGTGGACATGTGTAGCATTAATCCTGCATATTTGGGCAAGAAGTATAGATATGCCTATGCCATTGGAGCCAAACGCCCATGTAACTTCCCCAACTCCCTCACTAAGGTATGCATATATGCACGTATACATATATAACGTCCACTTACTGTTTTGCATCTTTTTCTGGATGGTATTGAtttgcaattaattaaataatgtgttAAATACTAATTGttatataatcaattaattgcaGCTTGATCTAGTAAAGCAAAAGGCAAAGAATTGGTGCGAGGAGGGCATTGTGCCATCGGAACCTCTCTTTGTGGCTCGGCCTGGAGCCacagatgaagatgatggtgAGTGCTGGCTACTAGCTTGTCTTGTCTACTTGTTATATATTATAGATGCCATTTTAGTTTGCTTCTTCAATTAGCTTTTgggaaataattaattgattttgttgcGTTGCAGGCGTTGTAATCTCGATGATCAGTGAGAAAAATGGAGGTGCGTATGTAGTGTTGTTGGATGGATCCACATTTGAGGAAATTGCAAGAGCTAGGTTCCCCTTCGGCCTGCCCTATGGGTTTCACGGATGCTGGGTTCcagaaaattaaacaaataagttaatatCATATTGTTGTTTCTAGCTCAGAGTGCGCCCAGAccgaattaataataaatctaaTCTCAATAAATTAACAGGGGACTCGTGACTTTTGTCACATATAAGATGGCATATGTAGCTAATTAACTACTCAGAGCTGCAAGGTTTGCGAAGCAATTACGCTTCACTTAtaccccccccaaaaaaaaaagatgtgttTGTCAGTGGAAGTACTTTGCTTGAGCTGATTTCCAAAGTCCTGGGTTTGGCTAAAAATTGTCTTATATATTCATTCCCTCGCgaaatctaatttcttttaactttcaCTGCCCAGcgcttaaataaattacaacaaatcaattaatcaaCTCTTTGAAAACAACGCCTTCCCTCCAAGTAGTCTGTCGGGGCGCTCGTCCGTCAAAGCCagcaaaaatgataaataatcaTAGGGAAGACTAGAGATATTTAATGGGTCATGCCGACCGTCAAACGAAGGTTCATGTGGACTCGTGTCGTGCCTTACTCATTCATGCCGTCCTCTGccgtattttttttttccttaagcCTAATATGGCCCAGTATGTCAAGtgcctaaaaaaaaagaacataaaattttttttttaagaggaCATGCCAAGATGTTAACATACTTTTTTCAAGAccatatattgtttttagaGTCCACATGcctttagttttttttttttaaaggaaagaagaattTCAATAAACAGACAAATGAGGAAGTAACGAGAGTGGTGGAACATGTCTCCATTCACCCGGACCTGACAAAGAACGCCCCACCCTACCCACAACATGGGCGGCGGTGTTCGCAGATCTCCTTACAAAAGAGAAAGTCACCTTTTTTAAACAATGAGCCAAGGCTCTACAATCAGAAATAAAAAGACCAAAATCATTCTGATAGTCGTTGGAATCAATCAAAGCATTGAAAACTTGTAAACAATTAGTCTCGATAATGACAGGAAAATATTGTGTATTCTTAAGGCAACTTAAGACCTCGCGCACACCTAAAGCCTTTGTCTCGCGAGCTTTAAAATTTCCAATTAAAGAATCACATTTTGCAGCCAGGAAGTTACCCTCAGAAGACCAGATAACTGCTCCATAGCTTATCCTAGCAGTAGCTCAGGAAATGGCAGCGTCCGCATTGCATTTGAACCATCCAAATCGAGGGCGTTTCCAGCAAATAGAGCTAAGGTTTAAATTTACAGGTACCTGAGTAAAGTGACTCAATTGACGAGCCTTTTGCCATTGAAATAAGTCTTGGCCAGCTTTGTTAAGAACTTGAGGCACTCTACCTACTACATTCCTCCAAACCTTATTATTTCGATTTGCCAAAGGCTCCAACAAACCATTGCAGCCAAGACAACAATCATCAACATTGCAGTGAGTAAATAGAGCATCCAACCAAGCACCAAAACTAACAAAACTTCCATCAAAACCAACCAAGGAAATCATCCAATATTGTTTGGCAAAAGGACAATAAACTAAAACATGATAAGTTGTCTCAGAAGATGCATTACAGATAGTACAATAAAGGTGTACCTCGACTCGACGATTGATAAGGTTGTCAGCAGTATGAACCATATTTGCCACAGATTGCCAAAGAAAGTTCTTGACTTTGGCAGGCACAGACAGCTTCCAAATCTTACTCCAAACTCCACTGCTAGGCGGCTTCGATATAATGTCCATCCATTTATAGCAACTTCGAACAGTGTATATTTCGTTTGCATCGGGGAGCCAATACCAAGTATCACAATTACGCCGAGAACTAAGAGGAACTTGGAGTATACAGTCTCGATCTTTGCTGTTGAACACATTTGTCATAAGATCATAATCTCATCGTCGTTGATTAGAAACCATAAGACTACTCACAGGAGTTGATGCTAAAGTTTTTCTGGAAGGTTAGTTGTAATGAAGCCGCTCACCTGATCCGGCAACCAGAGAGCCAAGCCAATTGTAATGCTCTGCCCATTCCCAACTTGAATACGACTCCCTTGGATTAAAATCTTCTGAGGAGCCAAAATCGATCTCCATGCATAACTCGAGTTGCTTCCCAGCTTTGCTTGAGCGAAACATGCATTAGGATAATACCtagctttaaaaattttgccCACAAGCGAATACAGATTTGTAAGCAACCTCCAGCCTTGTCTTTCTAGCATAGCAACATTAAATTTGTGAAGGTGTTTAAAACCAATACCACCATAAGCTTTTGGTTTACAAAGCCTACCCCACTGCATCAAACTAATTTCACCACTaccatatattttattgcCCCACCAAAAAGAATTCATCATCCTTTCAAGCTCCCGGCAAAGATTGAGAGGAATGAGATAAATATGCATAGCATAATTAGGTATGGCCTGTGCCACaattttgatcaaaatttCCTTTCCAACTCTAGAGAGAAGTTTTTGGTGCCACTCTTGAATTCTCTTCCATATTTTATCCCTGATGTATATGAAAATATCAGTCTTCTTGCGTCCAATAGATGATGGTAAGCCGAGATAGGTACCATGATCTGAAGTAGCTACAACTCTAAGCTGCTCACAGATAGGATGAATAGTATCCTCAGCCACATTCATACTCAAAGAAAAGGATGATTTATTGTAGTTCACCTGCTGCCCCGAAACTGCTTCATAAATagctaaaatattttttactagGCGAACCTCCTAGATAGTagctttaaagaaaagaaaacagtcGTCAGTAAAAAAGATATGAGAAGCCAAATGAGCACCTCTAGCAACTTGAACCCCATGGAGCATCCTTGCCCTCTCATAATGATTTATCAATAAACTCAGCCACTCTGCACAAATGATAAATAGATATGGCGATAACGGATCTCCTTGTCTTAGACCTTAGCTTGGCACAATATGACCCAGCTCCACATCTGCCCGAGTAATCTTATAGGTAACTGTAGTGACACaaagcataataaaattaacccAATTAACTGCGAAACCCAATTTCAACAAAATCGATCTGAGAAACCTCCATTCAATCCAATCATATGTCTTGAACATGTCGATTTTCAAAGCAGCaattccctttttttctttgtcgttttcttttaagaaaatgcATTATCTCAGCCGAGATCAACACATTATCAGAAATAGCTCTGCCTAGTACAAAAGCACTCtgagaatttgaaattatCGATCCTAAGACCATCTTCATACGGTTAGCAAGCATGTTGGCTACAATTTTATAGAGAACATTGTACAGGGAAATTGGTCGaacatcaataaaaaattctggTTGTTTCTTCTTAGGAATAAGGACAATGGAAGTCACATTAAGACCATCAGGGAAAGAATAATCCCGAATAAACCTAAGACACGCCTTAGTGATATCAGTATCCACAACATGCCAAAACTTTTGGTAAAATGCTAGGTTCATCCCATCAGGTCCAGGGGATTTATCTGGGTGCATATCAAGAACTGCATTTTGAACATATTCATCAGTAAAAGGTTGCAAAAGAGATTGATTTTGTGCATTAGTAATCTTAGACTCCACATAATTAATCACATCATCGTATGAAAAATGCTCAGCAGTAAATAGAGTCATGAAATACTCACAAATTAATGCATTTACATCCTCTGGTTTAGTACACCATTGCCCCTCTTAGTTGCAAAGCTTGGCTAAGTTATTCGTTCGCCTCCTCGTTGAGGCCATGGCatggaaaaattttgaatttaagtCACCATCCCAAAGCCAAAACGCCTTCGAACGCTTCTTCCAATAAACTTCGTGGCTATGTAGGAGCTCGTTGTATTTGTCTCGAGCTATGGTAAAGTCGTTCAAGCTATCTTCATCATGCTTGCCCCGAAACTGATGCATTCTATCCTTGCAATCCTTAATTTGAGCTTTGAAATCACAAACACGATGATAACCCCACCGAAATAAACCTGAACTGCAAGCCGAGAGCTTACTTAGAATGGGAAGTCCCACAGCCGAAGACCAACTCTTCTCAACAATATCAGCACAATCCGGTTCTCTAAGCCATGAATTCTCAAAACAAAACGTGTCTTTAGTTAAattcaatagaattaaaagttcaaaactcaagtccatattcaataattataaactaataatagttCCTAAGTTAAAGcctactgtattaatttttttttaatatctaacaataataatacatttataaaatcGTGATAtgtatagttttatttattgaaatcatgatatcatctattcatttaataaattataaaacacaaaacgattaaagtattttttcaACTaggaattaaatgaatttaaaaaacttacgctaataaaatatattaaaagattcaattttgatttatttgttaaataaaaaaattaaatttactttcaatAAAAAGTTTTGCTTTAATACACTTTCGCTCGCATGCTATTGATGACTGATGGGCCACATGCTAATCCATCAGTAAAATGTGCTTATTTCAAATCTTTTCACGTGTTGTGTTTTATCTCATCTCCAATCGTATCATGTTTTTAAGTCTCAcgtgcctaaaattctaagtCCAACTTAACCCACATGCGTATCGTGTTTTACTTATACTCTACCAAAATATACTCGTATTATGTCATGCCGTATTATATAGACATGTACCGTGTCCATGCCATGCCACGTGTCATCTGACCTGTTGGCTATCTCCGAGAAAGACATAAGGAGCTAtaatattttaggatttatcTTTCACGAGCTTGCGTAATGAAACGCAATGCATCAGCTATTCTAGTAACTCATATCTAACAGCTGCTCcctaaaacaacaaaatagcGTGTGTTGTGCCGTGTGGGGTATCGAAAAATTTATGCGGGGGACATTTGCACACATCAgttataaacaattaatattatattgttaaGTAGTAGTagttaaaagtaaaaaaatatatatattatattatatatacgtATGGTTATGTATTATTGTTCAATAATGACcaaatagtttattatttattgctCAATAATGGGATAATAGGACAGATATTTTTGCATTAGTTTATGTTAATTATTAGGAGGTTAGGTAATGATCCTTGAAGttatagtttatttatattaattgtctttttattagatttatctttttgttaggtaaaggaaaaatatatcATGTTTTTCTATATAATGTGACatgtaatatatcatttattaagtgattgacaaaatttgagtaaattaatttctttatcttatCATTTTAAAGAGATCatttacttgaaaaaaaaaaaaaacttttcattGCCTTTATGTAACAACACAACACTAATGTTACATATAAACAAACTGAACGGGCTTGGAAGGTTGACAATACCTTTGGATGGGCGTCCATTAGGGAAGTTGGAGATCAGTTGAACCAGATGAACATGGACGACGCATGGACATGTATGACGTCAACTCTGAATATTTGGGCAGGAGATACAGATGTGACTATGCTTGCGGAGCCCAAGGCCCAAGCAAATTTCCCAACGCCCTCACCGggcaataattaaattgactGAACAATTATCATTCATAAATCTTAACTTAGTTAAAACAACAAATTGCCCCGGctagtttttatttaatttggtcACTGGGATATCTCGATGATGTTCCCCTTTTCTAGCTACATACATCTATGCATTCAGAATACACCCCTAGGGCACGTACTTTGCTCTATGGCCTGAATCCTCAACCGCAGGATTGATGTTCTGGGCCTCCTGGTGGATCCCAACTCAATAAGATACCGACTGTCATCGGGTTTGTAGCTCAACATTCGGACCCCACGAGAGCTTTTAATGATCTTTCCACAAATTATCTCCCCAAATTTTAGTGGGAGTAGACATGATCATCTTATGTTTTTGGGTAGAGTGGTTGTGGTCTCGTCTCCACTGATGCTTATTTCCACACGTTAAATCTCTGGGATCTGTTGTAAATGCAtgtacttaaatttttaacataCATCATCTACAGATGATAATCATAAGTGCTAAAATATACGACCACCTGCAGCGCACCATTTGTTAAGGTATATTTCCAAATACATTCACGGATAAACAAAAACACTTCGAATCCACACTGAAGCAAAAGTCAGCATATGACCACTTAGAAAATCGCATGATGATTGTATAAAATCTAGAAATAAGGTGAAAAATTAACCTGGGGctataacaacaaaataaaagacaagGAACGAACGGTAGAAATTTAGgtatgaaattaaaatctgttgaaaaaatagcatatcAATATGTTATTTTGAGGGCATATTTTGAGTGGGTCCCACATAACGAAAGTGAAAAATCTTGTAAAGTTCGGGTTCTACTCCGTGAATACTtcgaaagtgtatatttatttactcaaAATGGTGCTTGGATGAatgacaaattatttttcaaagtgcACCATTGAAgatgaaaatttgaaaggaaatgaggTTTATTCCAcaaaggaaaaataagtcAAGAGgtttgtgtttatatatagACACTTACCCATGCATAAGCAAAAATTATAAGGATAGATGCTCTCTCCACGCGCGTGTGTGCAGAGGGGGTTCAAATCCAAGgctttccttttaaattttttttgtaacagTTTCACGTTTTTGAATTCAAAGGATTTATAACagctttgtaattattttttgggcTATTATgcaattcaatttttgaaatcaattgactgaattgaatttaaacaattcaattagtTGTTATAACAATTAATTGGCATATATTGAATTCGGAAATTCAATACTATGCTACTGTtacttcttcttcatttccaGTTGTTGttcttattatttcttcttcatttccaGTTGATGTTCTtactattttttcttcatttccagTTGCTGttcttaccttttttttttaaattccaaTTGTTGTTTTCTTACTGTTCTTAATTGTTAACTCactgttttatttgtttttttttaacaaaatctaCCACTAAATCCGCTTTTCTAAGTTTATAAATAGCGGCCAAAAGGATTGAGAAAGGATTTTTAACCATTTTCTCactaaacaaatagaaaactaGAAATAACCAATTCAGATTTACTTGAATTTATAAAACACAAAACTAACAAGAGCATTAAGAGTGCCTTCATAGATACAAGTTTACGTGATATTTGTAAAGaaacatttgaagaaaaagaaagttctcgaacaaagaaaatattcagGTAAAtcctaaattattattagataaattttCTGTTCCCGATCGTTGAATGATTTTATCACCTTcaacaataattcaaaaaaaaaaaaaaagcaaaaaaagcTCCAGATCAATTGTTGCGTCTCGAAAATAACCTCTTAGCAGAGTCCCAATCATTATAGTTATAGTATAGCTAGGAAATATATGCTTAATAAAAGCAAGGACAATCTCACACTTGCCAATATTTGTGAGTTCGAAATTTTGAATCCTAcgggagaaaaaaagaagaagaagaagaaagcgAGACACTTTCATTAactgttatatatataatagttaTTGTTCAACCGAGAAACTAGAATTTATACACAAATTAAGAACCGACAATAACAATGAGATTTTAATGGTTTGACCAAATCATAATGATATACAATAAAACTTCTGCATAGTCAGAACTGAGAATATTGAGAAcatactaattttattattctgagaaggttataatttaatagatgTGTACATGTAAAGTATATgctatattaataattaattaatagggCATGTCAAATCAAATCTATAGGCATTgagataaaatttagaaaactaGTAATGTTGGAAATATGCAAAGTTatcttaaaagtttaaatgttTGTATTCTCTTTAATGTTTTTCTCTCAATGTGAATTctataaatattgtataatgATTTAGTAATAACTCTAAAGTATAAATTATTGTCCCAAATAACtttagaaatatattttattgaatcCTAAACCTTTAATATAGGTAAGTTCATTAAGATGAAAtctagaaaattataaattactaCAAGATGAAGTTTATTCTTATTCATAATAAGCCCAAATTGaaacccaatttttttatgactACATATAGATTATTCCTATAAAGAGAATCATTATATAGAGATTCTATTGAATTTGGAAAAGATCCTAAGGTTTGAATGTTAATGAATAAAGTAATTATACATCAGTTTGAAATT encodes:
- the LOC102612266 gene encoding carotenoid cleavage dioxygenase 8 homolog B, chloroplastic-like; this translates as MASLVLSAMGLHPRQSLVTVSNNNSARNKKEGWYLRKTFFDSKRDRTRDHLMISNVASHQSPASVPERESCAEHRNHVAWTSVKQERWEGELVVEGEIPSWLNGTYLRNGPGVWHIGEFNFGHLFDGYAMLVKVHFEKNGRLIAGHRQIETEAYKAAKKNKKLCYREFSVSPKPDNFLAYVGELAKLFSGASLTDNANNGIYKLGDGRIICLTETQKGSVIVDPDTLDTLGKFEYSDPLGGFIQSSHPIVTDDEFLTLLPDLLNPGYLVVRMEPGTNERKVIGRVNCRGGPAPGWVHSFTMTEHYVVVPEMPLQYSVQSLLKAEPSALYQFEWRPERKAFLHVVCKASGKIAASVEVPLYMVFHFINAYEEKDKDGRVIAVIADCCEHNADTTIIETLSLKNLRSFHGQDVLPDARVGRFTIPFDGSQFGKLETVMDPEEHGRGVDMCSINPAYLGKKYRYAYAIGAKRPCNFPNSLTKLDLVKQKAKNWCEEGIVPSEPLFVARPGATDEDDGVVISMISEKNGGAYVVLLDGSTFEEIARARFPFGLPYGFHGCWVPEN
- the LOC107176706 gene encoding uncharacterized protein LOC107176706; protein product: MTNVFNSKDRDCILQVPLSSRRNCDTWYWLPDANEIYTVRSCYKWMDIISKPPSSGVWSKIWKLSVPAKVKNFLWQSVANMVHTADNLINRRVEVHLYCTICNASSETTYHVLVYCPFAKQYWMISLVGFDGSFVSFGAWLDALFTHCNVDDCCLGCNGLLEPLANRNNKVWRNVVGRVPQVLNKAGQDLFQWQKARQLSHFTQVPVNLNLSSICWKRPRFGWFKCNADAAIS
- the LOC107176705 gene encoding uncharacterized mitochondrial protein AtMg00310-like, encoding MNVAEDTIHPICEQLRVVATSDHGTYLGLPSSIGRKKTDIFIYIRDKIWKRIQEWHQKLLSRVGKEILIKIVAQAIPNYAMHIYLIPLNLCRELERMMNSFWWGNKIYGSGEISLMQWGRLCKPKAYGGIGFKHLHKFNVAMLERQGWRLLTNLYSLVGKIFKARYYPNACFAQAKLGSNSSYAWRSILAPQKILIQGSRIQVGNGQSITIGLALWLPDQVSGFITTNLPEKL